In bacterium, the sequence CGCCGGTGAAGGCCAGGCGCACGCTGCGGGCCAGGTCGAGCTTCACGCCGTCTTCGCGCCGGGACGCAGCCTCGACGCCTGCCGTAGCCGCGGTCGCCGTGTGCGCCAGTTCGCCGCCTGTGTAGAGCGGCACGGCCAGGCCGAGGTTGATGCTGGCCACATGGCCGTCGCCGAATTCGAGCGTGCGCGACGGCAAGCCGGCCGGCAGTTCCAGTTCGCTGCGCATGTGCTCGCTGGCGTACTGGTAGGAGCCGCCCGCGCCGAGCACCGGTTGCCGCCGGGCCGCAGCCTCGGCCGACACGGCCTCCGACTCCCGGCTCGCAGCAGCCGCGGACTCGAGGGACGGGGCGGCGGACAGTGCGGCCTCGAGGCAACCGGACAGGTCCAGGCGCAGCGTGTCGCCCGCTGCGGTGGCGGCAACGACCGGCGGCGACGCGACGAAGATACCGGGGCCGAAGCCGAGGCAGAGCAGCAGCAGGGTCGCCGGCAGCGCCGGGGCCTGCAGCCGCGGATTCCGCGGGTCACGCATGGATATCCTCCCCGGGAGCCGCAGCGCCCAGCAAGCCGTAGCGCAGGAGGCGGGACAGGTTCGTCCGGTGCTCCTGCCAGTGCGTATCGTCATCCATCGCGAAGCCCACGACCTCGCGCGCGATCGGCTCCATGAAGACGAGCCCGTAGGCATTGGCCATCAGGAAGAGCAGGATGGAGCGGGCCGGGAGCAGGGGCAGGCGCCCGCCAGCCTGGGCTTCGGAGACCAGGTCGGCCAGCACGCGGCTGACGCCGAGTACGCTGCTGTCGCCCAATGAACGGATGATCCGGCGAAAGCGGTCAGGCTCGGTGGAGACCGCCAGCCGCATCAGGCGCAGCCGCCGGGGATCCTCCCGCAGGGAAGACAGGATGCGCAGCGGAAACTCGGCGAGGACCTGCTCGGCCGAGGCATCGCTGTCGAGCCCGGCGATCACGTCGCCGATCAGGTCCTGCAGTTCCCGGGTCAGCACGGCATCGATCAGGTGGTCCTTGGTGCCGAAGTAGTAGTTGATCATGGCCACGTTCACGCCGGCGTGACGGGCCACCGCGCGCACGGGGACTCCCGCGAATCCCGCCTCGGCGAACAGTTCGCGCGTGGCCGCGAGGATGCGACCGGGCGGCGAATCGGGTGGGGGCGGGGCCAGGTCGCCCGGTCGGGCTTCCAGCAGCGCCCGCAGGCGTCCGGCGGCCGGAATCCCCGAGGGGGCATAGGGGGCACGGGGTTCTGTCATGGTCAGGCTCCGGGCTGGGGTCACCCGGTGAGTATAATTGAACGATTGATTAAGTCAAGCGATCGTTTAACTCCGCCCCGGCTGCTGTGTCACTGCCGCCCGCCGGCCCCGCCCGCGTTCGGCGGCACGACGGGCTCAGGCGGCGCTCCCGCCCGTTCCTGAGCGCGCGGAACGGCGCCGCTGGATCGCCTGCCCCAGGCCCACCCCGGCTCCGAACATGCCCGCGGCGACCGTCAGCAGGCCCACCAGGCGCACCGGCTTGCCCGGCATGTCGACGGCCGCCAGGACCGTCACCAGGATCCCGAGGACGACCTGGATCAGGTCCCCGTGTCTCTTCAGGGCTGCCTTCATGCCGCCTCCATCGATAAAGAACCCGCCCGGGCAGTTCCTTCGGCCATCTGGTCGGGGAACGTCCCGGGCGGGATTTCAGGCACTGCCGGACGGATGTCAGGTGTTCGGCGTCGCCGCCGCCACCGTCTTCTTCATCCACTCGGTGGTGACGCTCTTGGGGCGCTCGATCGGGGTGCCCATCGCGCGGTTGATGATCAACTGCGAGAGCATGCCCATCGCACGCGAGACCGAGAACAGCACCGTGTAGTACGAGAACTCGCGCAGGCCGTAGTGGTACAGCAGCGCGCCGCTGGCGGCGTCGACGTTCGGCCAGGGATCCTTGGCCTTGCCCTGCTCGACCAGCACCTGCGGCACGATGTTGAACACCTTGTCGACCAGGCACATCACGGGGTCATCCGGGAAGTGCTTCATGCCGAACTCGCGGAAGGCCGAGAAGCGCGGGTCGGTGATCCGCAGCACGGCGTGGCCGTAACCGGGGATGACCTTGCCGCTGTTGAGCGTGTCCCACGAGTACTTGCGCAGCTGCTCGTCGGTCGGCACACCCTTGAACTTCTTGGTCGTCTCGATGATCCAGCCCAGGCATTCCTGGTTGGCCAGGCCGTGCAGCGGACCGGCCAGGCCGTTGAGGCCCGCCGAAACCGAGTAGTAGGGATCGCTGAGCGCGGAGCCGACCACGTGGCAGGCGTGCGCCGAGACGTTGCCGCCCTCATGGTCGCTGTGCAGGACCAGGTACAGGCGCATGCAATCGGCGAACTCGCCGCTCTTGTCGGGAATGCCCAGCATGCGCGCGTAGTTCTCGGCCATCGTCAGGCCCTTCTTGGGGGCGATGCGCGGGCCCTTCTTGAAGCGCATGCGGTAGATGCCGGCGGCGATGGTCGGGATGCGGGCCATCAGGTTCAGGCTGTCCTCAAGCGTCGGCTTCCAGTAGTCGGCCTTCGCCATGCCCTTGTCGTAGGCCTTGGCGAATTCGCTCTCGCGCTGCATCGCCAGGATCGCCGTGTCGAGCATCGTCATCGGGTGGGAGTCCTTGGGCATCGCCTCGAGGATCTTCCACACGTACGCGGGCACCTTCGCGCGCGTGGCCAGCTCTTCGGTCAGCGCCTTGCGGTCGGCGGCCGACGGCAGGTCGCCGGTGCACAGAAGGTAGAAGGTGTCTTCGGCGGTCTTGTTCGTGAGGTCGGCGATGGGGATACCGCGGATGAGCAGGCCCTTGTCAGGCGGGACTTCGGAGGTGTCGCACACCATGCACTTGATACCGCGCATGCCGCCGTACGCCTGTCCCACGGTGACGGTGTCGATCTTGAGGTTCCCGTGAACCTTGTTCAACTCGCGAATCTCGTCACGCCACACGGGGATCTTCTTGGCGAGTGCATTCTGGAGCTTGGCCATCACGCCCTCCTTGCTGGGCCGCGGCTCCCCGGCAGGGAGGGGCGGCGCGCTGGGATTTCGAACCGGTCCAGTCCGCCCGGGCGCACGGGCGCCGGGCCGGCAAAATTCGGACTTAATTGCACTTGTTAAGGGCGCAACACCATCCTGTCAGGGAACCTAGCAGGAGCCTGCTGCAAATTCAACAGGCTGGTCGCGACCACCTGATTTTTCATGGCATTCGAACCTCCGGTGATTACCATTGACGGGTCCGAATCGACCGGGAACGACCCTGGAGGACCCGCAATGAGCGACGACCTGAGGCTGTGTGTGGAGATCCTGGAGAAGGCGATCGCCTTCGAGGAAGAGGGCATGGCCTTCTTCCAGGAGCGCGCCGAGCACGCGCCCACCACGTTCGAGCGCAATCTCTTCAATTCGCTGGCCAAGGACGAGGCGGGCCACAAGGCCTACCTCGTGCGCATGCGCGAGGACCTGCTTCGCGAGCGCAACCTCGACGTGCTGCCCGATGTCGGCGAGGACCACCTCGTCGATGTCCGCCGCATCTTCGATACGGCGCTGGCCGCGGCCCACGACCCCTACGACTACCTGCCTGAAGAGCTGGAGATCCTCAACGGCGCCATGGATGTCGAGCGCCGCGGATTCGCGCTCTACGACGGCGCTGCCGCCACGGTGAAGAGCGACCGTGCGCGCGGCATTTTCGCGCACCTCGCAGCCGAGGAACGCAACCACTACGCGTTGCTTAAGAACACCTATGACTACCTCGCCGACCCCGAGGGATTCAGCGGCTTC encodes:
- a CDS encoding TetR/AcrR family transcriptional regulator, which produces MTEPRAPYAPSGIPAAGRLRALLEARPGDLAPPPPDSPPGRILAATRELFAEAGFAGVPVRAVARHAGVNVAMINYYFGTKDHLIDAVLTRELQDLIGDVIAGLDSDASAEQVLAEFPLRILSSLREDPRRLRLMRLAVSTEPDRFRRIIRSLGDSSVLGVSRVLADLVSEAQAGGRLPLLPARSILLFLMANAYGLVFMEPIAREVVGFAMDDDTHWQEHRTNLSRLLRYGLLGAAAPGEDIHA
- a CDS encoding citrate (Si)-synthase codes for the protein MAKLQNALAKKIPVWRDEIRELNKVHGNLKIDTVTVGQAYGGMRGIKCMVCDTSEVPPDKGLLIRGIPIADLTNKTAEDTFYLLCTGDLPSAADRKALTEELATRAKVPAYVWKILEAMPKDSHPMTMLDTAILAMQRESEFAKAYDKGMAKADYWKPTLEDSLNLMARIPTIAAGIYRMRFKKGPRIAPKKGLTMAENYARMLGIPDKSGEFADCMRLYLVLHSDHEGGNVSAHACHVVGSALSDPYYSVSAGLNGLAGPLHGLANQECLGWIIETTKKFKGVPTDEQLRKYSWDTLNSGKVIPGYGHAVLRITDPRFSAFREFGMKHFPDDPVMCLVDKVFNIVPQVLVEQGKAKDPWPNVDAASGALLYHYGLREFSYYTVLFSVSRAMGMLSQLIINRAMGTPIERPKSVTTEWMKKTVAAATPNT
- a CDS encoding ferritin family protein, which encodes MSDDLRLCVEILEKAIAFEEEGMAFFQERAEHAPTTFERNLFNSLAKDEAGHKAYLVRMREDLLRERNLDVLPDVGEDHLVDVRRIFDTALAAAHDPYDYLPEELEILNGAMDVERRGFALYDGAAATVKSDRARGIFAHLAAEERNHYALLKNTYDYLADPEGFSGFDGNPMLDGG